From the Rhodococcus sp. NBC_00297 genome, one window contains:
- a CDS encoding alpha/beta fold hydrolase: MPYITTTDGAEIYYTEQGTGKPVVLSHGWPLSSDAWQVELKLLADAGYRAIAHDRRGHGRSSKTYTGNDMDTYARDLAELVEALDLQELTLIGHSTGGGEVVRYAAQHGGSRVARVITAGAVPPIMLKSESNPEGTPIEALNDIRDGVLTDRSQFYQDLAQPFFGANRDGAAVSQGAIDDFWRQGMLVNLAAAYDCVKAFSETDFTEDLKALTVPIFIAQGDDDQIVPIAAAALKSIDLVRDGTLKVYPGAPHGIYGDYQKALDADILDFLAR; this comes from the coding sequence ATGCCCTACATCACCACCACCGACGGAGCCGAGATCTACTACACCGAGCAGGGCACCGGAAAGCCCGTGGTGCTGAGCCACGGATGGCCGCTGTCGTCGGATGCCTGGCAGGTCGAGCTCAAGCTGCTCGCCGACGCCGGCTACCGGGCCATCGCCCACGATCGCCGCGGACACGGCCGGTCGTCCAAGACCTACACCGGCAACGACATGGACACCTACGCCCGTGACCTCGCCGAGCTCGTCGAGGCTCTGGATCTGCAGGAACTGACGTTGATCGGCCACTCGACCGGCGGCGGCGAAGTCGTCCGCTACGCCGCCCAGCACGGCGGATCCCGCGTCGCCCGCGTCATCACTGCCGGCGCCGTCCCGCCCATCATGCTGAAGTCGGAGTCCAACCCGGAGGGCACCCCGATCGAGGCACTGAACGACATCCGCGACGGCGTGCTGACCGACCGCTCGCAGTTCTACCAGGATCTCGCGCAGCCATTCTTCGGCGCCAACCGTGACGGCGCCGCGGTCTCGCAAGGCGCGATCGACGACTTCTGGCGTCAGGGAATGCTCGTCAACCTCGCTGCCGCCTACGACTGCGTGAAAGCGTTCTCCGAGACCGACTTCACCGAGGATCTGAAGGCGCTGACGGTCCCGATCTTCATCGCCCAGGGTGACGACGACCAGATCGTCCCCATCGCGGCGGCGGCCCTGAAGTCCATCGACCTCGTCCGGGACGGCACGTTGAAGGTGTACCCGGGCGCACCGCACGGCATCTACGGCGACTACCAGAAGGCCCTGGACGCAGACATTCTCGACTTCCTCGCCCGATGA
- a CDS encoding VOC family protein, producing MTTPLALGPVGNVFYFVDDLEAAVEWYSARLGRTPIQRGGALVAYDIDGVRLTLHENDDYNSSGPDGVSAYWTVTDVDAIVADWTAHGAVAHRGPKTVFTGERLCQLLDPFGNLFSVRQAPAQTSVDG from the coding sequence ATGACCACCCCCCTCGCCCTCGGGCCCGTCGGCAACGTCTTCTACTTCGTCGACGACCTCGAGGCCGCAGTCGAGTGGTACTCCGCCCGGCTGGGTCGCACACCGATCCAGCGGGGCGGGGCACTGGTGGCCTACGACATCGACGGGGTACGGCTCACGCTGCACGAGAACGACGACTACAACTCGTCCGGGCCGGACGGAGTCTCCGCCTACTGGACCGTGACCGACGTGGATGCGATCGTCGCGGACTGGACAGCCCACGGAGCGGTTGCACACCGGGGACCCAAGACGGTCTTCACCGGTGAACGTCTGTGCCAGCTGCTCGATCCGTTCGGCAATCTGTTCTCGGTGCGACAGGCTCCTGCGCAGACGAGTGTCGACGGCTAG